From Balneola sp. MJW-20, the proteins below share one genomic window:
- a CDS encoding PH domain-containing protein — MQNSPETRIHKNAVKAWRITTGLSGLLWFIPLGFYILLTLQSGISWLYFGLITAVCLIMYILSIILIPSIRWERWRYDVSDQEIDLLRGIIIRKRTLVPINRIQHVDTRQGPLYRKFELSSVTVSTAATTHEIPALDDRTAEDLRDKISVLVRKVKEDV, encoded by the coding sequence ATGCAGAATAGCCCAGAAACAAGAATTCATAAGAACGCTGTCAAAGCCTGGCGCATCACTACCGGACTATCCGGGCTCTTGTGGTTTATACCCTTAGGGTTTTATATCCTCTTGACTTTACAGTCCGGGATCTCCTGGCTGTATTTTGGTCTGATCACCGCAGTGTGTTTGATCATGTACATCCTCAGTATTATTCTTATACCATCCATTAGATGGGAGAGATGGAGATATGATGTGAGTGATCAGGAGATCGATCTGCTAAGAGGGATTATCATACGTAAGCGAACACTGGTACCGATCAATCGCATTCAGCATGTGGATACACGACAGGGTCCTCTGTACCGCAAATTCGAATTATCTTCGGTAACAGTCTCAACCGCTGCCACAACGCACGAAATTCCCGCTCTGGATGACAGAACAGCGGAAGATCTTCGTGATAAGATCTCGGTATTGGTTCGAAAGGTTAAAGAGGATGTCTGA
- a CDS encoding histone H1 — translation MSRMDEINAIVSDLQVDMEKFYGKGNKAAGTRARKHLMDLKNLAHEVRQEIQAKKNDM, via the coding sequence ATGAGTAGAATGGACGAAATCAATGCTATCGTAAGCGACTTACAAGTAGACATGGAAAAGTTTTATGGGAAAGGGAATAAAGCAGCGGGTACTAGAGCTCGTAAGCATCTCATGGATCTGAAAAACCTGGCACATGAAGTACGTCAGGAAATCCAGGCTAAGAAGAACGACATGTAA
- a CDS encoding PH domain-containing protein — MSDFKRQHPVASITSVLELIKQNLVTFLILLFIGTTRGEDSYFLYFFIGGAVFALVAGVVRWWRFEYRVYGDELQIRKGLFVRSQTFLSKERIQVIDITEGLIQRLFGLVKVEIKTAGGGTQTATISAVQRSEANRLRTELRKTKTDTEGDISSEEGVSLADNEEDRIIDSWTISSKDLLLAAFTSGNFGLIASILGATAGQLDNFINEETIEYLAEIIPGYSDWTVIVFLILAIIIISWFLSFLGVIFRYSDFRLDRTSDELIITSGLIERKHITIPFDRIQAVRFVEGLLRQPFGYGMIYVESAGYNVNQQETSIVMIPLISRLLLGEAVKRFLPSFDEPEFTIRPPKKALFRYLRKPAYILVILIPALWYFLEYGWTSLFLLPLAVYIGWLQYRDAALALGDNVLRIRSRFLKRTTALIRKNRVMNAGLSSNPFQRRKELQKLVVTAASGARGIDFEINDLDAEDGLEAFRWVIEHE; from the coding sequence ATGTCTGATTTTAAAAGGCAACATCCAGTTGCATCTATTACCAGTGTTCTGGAGCTCATCAAGCAGAATCTGGTCACATTCCTTATACTGCTGTTTATTGGGACCACCCGGGGAGAGGACAGTTACTTCCTTTATTTTTTTATCGGGGGTGCCGTATTTGCATTAGTTGCCGGAGTTGTTCGCTGGTGGAGATTTGAATACCGTGTTTACGGAGATGAATTACAGATCCGAAAAGGACTCTTTGTCCGCAGTCAGACTTTTTTATCAAAAGAAAGGATCCAGGTTATCGACATCACGGAGGGACTGATACAGCGATTATTTGGTCTTGTGAAAGTAGAGATCAAAACAGCAGGAGGGGGGACACAAACTGCGACGATCAGTGCTGTTCAAAGATCTGAAGCAAACCGTCTCAGAACAGAGCTTAGAAAGACCAAAACAGACACGGAAGGGGATATATCCAGCGAAGAAGGCGTTTCCTTAGCAGATAATGAGGAAGATCGTATAATTGATTCCTGGACCATCAGCAGTAAAGATCTATTACTAGCAGCTTTCACTTCCGGTAATTTTGGGCTTATTGCATCTATTCTTGGTGCAACTGCAGGCCAGCTGGATAATTTCATCAATGAGGAAACGATAGAATATCTGGCCGAAATAATACCGGGTTACAGCGACTGGACCGTAATTGTTTTTCTGATCCTTGCGATCATCATTATATCTTGGTTCCTCTCTTTTCTGGGGGTCATATTCCGGTATTCAGACTTCCGGCTAGACCGTACCAGTGACGAGTTGATCATAACCAGCGGCCTGATAGAGAGGAAGCATATTACAATACCATTCGACCGGATACAGGCGGTTCGGTTTGTGGAAGGACTATTAAGACAACCATTTGGCTATGGTATGATCTATGTTGAAAGTGCCGGTTATAATGTCAATCAGCAGGAAACCTCAATCGTCATGATACCTCTGATTTCACGATTATTGCTTGGAGAGGCTGTAAAAAGATTTCTACCTTCATTTGATGAACCTGAATTCACTATTCGTCCCCCAAAAAAAGCGTTATTCCGTTATCTGAGGAAGCCGGCATATATCCTGGTCATCCTTATTCCGGCATTATGGTACTTTCTGGAATATGGCTGGACCAGTTTGTTCCTCTTACCCCTGGCAGTGTATATCGGATGGCTACAGTATCGCGATGCGGCACTGGCTCTGGGAGATAATGTGCTCAGGATCCGTTCACGTTTCCTGAAGAGAACTACAGCCCTGATCCGCAAGAACAGAGTGATGAATGCCGGTCTCAGTTCTAATCCGTTTCAGAGACGGAAAGAACTTCAAAAGCTTGTGGTAACGGCAGCGTCGGGGGCAAGAGGTATAGACTTCGAGATCAATGATCTGGATGCCGAAGATGGCTTAGAAGCATTCCGCTGGGTCATAGAGCACGAATAA